GGCCGACGTTATTGTCTATGACGCTTTGGTCGACGCTCGCGTCTTGGAGATGGCAAACCCATCGGCTGAGCGCGTGTTTGCAGGCAAGCGGGGCGGTAAGCCTTCATTCCCTCAGGAAGATATCAGCGAGGGGCTGATTAGCCTCGCGCGCGCCAATCGTCGTGTTCTACGTCTCAAGGGGGGTGATCCATTTGTTTTCGGTCGTGGTGGCGAAGAAGCATTGGCCCTGATTGAAGCTGGAATTCCATTCAGAGTACTGCCCGGAATAACCTCAGGCTTGGGAGGGCTCGCCGTGGCGTCTATTCCTGCCACGATGCGCGGCATCAATCAGGCGATCATCTTGGCCACCGGTCACAGTGCTGATGATCATACCGAGCTGGATTGGCTGACGTTAGCGAAACTCGCCATTCCGGTGGTGCTCTATATGGCGGTGCGGACGTTACCTCACATAACATCCCAGTTGATGTTAGGAGGTTTGAGCGCCGCGACACCTGTCGCTGTCATCGAAAACGCCACCCTGGCCGACGAGAGGATCCTCGTTTCGAACCTGAAGGACGTCTGTGCCGATGTCGAACGTCAAGACGTTGGTCCACCTGCACTTATAGTCATAGGTGGGATCGTTTCCTTGAGGGCAGCACTCACATCTGCAATTCGTGAATTCGAGCAGGCAGTATGAGTGCGTCTGGTCTTATGATCGCGGCACCCCGCTCAAGTTCTGGGAAAACCACGATAACGATTGCTCTGCTAGCCGCGTTGAAGGCGCGGGGACTTCGCATGAAGTCAGCAAAGACAGGGCCAGACTATATCGATCCTGCATTCCACACGGCTGCAACTGGTCAAACCACATTCAACCTTGACAGCTGGGCGATGCCTCCCCCCTTGCTGGACAACTTGATGTGCGAGACCGCGGAGAACGCTGACCTCTTTCTCGTTGAAGCGGCAATGGGGCTCTTTGACCGGATTGAGGCTCCCCCCGGAAGAAGCGGTGCCCCGGCCGACGTCGCTGCAAGATTTGGATTGCCCGTTATTCTTGTCCTTGATGTGAGCGGCCAAGCTCAGTCGGCTGCCGCCGTTGCCAAGGGGTTTAGTCTTTACAACCCGTCAGTGACCATATGTGGAGTGATCGCGAATCGGGTGGGCAGTGAACGTCATCTGCGGATGGTAAGGAATTCAATCGAGGCGATCGGGATTCCCTTCCTCGGGGCAATTCCACGCATGGCTGATATTGCAATTCCTGAACGGCACCTCGGGCTGGTGCAAATTTTCGAGCATCCGTCTGCAGCAGCGTTTCTTGAAAGGCTAAGGGAACTTGCGGAGCAACACCTCGATTTGGAGAAAATTGTGTCTTCTGCGACCTTGCCTCAGCAACACAGCAAAGCTGAGGGCATTGCCATGTCTCCCCCTGGACAGAGAATAGCCTTGGCAAGAGATGCAGCATTTTCCTTCACCTACGCGCATCTTTTGGAGGGTTGGCGCTCAGCAGGCGCAGAAATAGTATTTTTCTCGCCTTTGGCGGACGAACCCCCGCCGAATCAGTGTGACGCTTGTTGGCTGCCCGGGGGCTATCCCGAACTCCACGCGCAAGCTATTGCTGGGGCTGAAACCTTCAAGTCAGGGCTAAGGGAATTTGCAGAGACTCGGCCGGTACATGGTGAGTGTGGCGGATACATGGTTCTAGGCCAGGTGCTGATCAATTCCGACAATAACTCATACGAGATGGCGGGCTTACTCAGTCACGAAACCACTTTCGCGAAAAAGAAACTCCACCTGGGGTACCGAAGGGCGAAGCTGATCGACCAGTCATGGATGGGGGGAAAGACTTCCGTTATTCGCGGCCACGAATTTCATTATGCCTCCATTTTGAGCGAAGGATGTGATGCCCCTCTTGTGGAGGTGGTTGACGGAGAAGGCCGCCCCCTAGGTAAGGCGGGTCATATGCGGGGGCACGTTTCGGGTACATTCTTTCATGCCATAGCTGTGGACAATTAGAGTCTGCCGCTGCTTTTGAACCATGTCAGGGCATCAGCAATTGCCTCCTCGGCTGGCCGAGCGGAATAGCCGAGCTCCTTGGCAGCTTTATCATGACTAAAGAACATTTTCTTATTGGCCATTCTGACGCCGTCGACGGTAACGAAAGGCTCCCAACCCGGCAGGCGGCGCGCTATGAACTCCGCGGCATAGGCCAGCGGCAAGATTGCCTTTGTGGGCAGCTTCACCAATGGCTGCCGCCCTTTCGTCAGCTCTGCAATAGTGGCGAGAATTTGCTGCAAAGTCATGTTCTCACCGCCAAGAATGTATCGCTGACCAATTTTTCCTTTTTGCCAAGCAAGAACATGTCCTTCTGCGACATCATCCACATGAACCACGTTGAGCCCAGTATCAACATACGCCGGCATCTGTCCCTTAGCAGCTTGAACGACTATTCGGCCCGTGGGAGTAGGCTTGATATCGCGGGGACCAATAGGTGTTGATGGGTTCACGATGACGACCGGCAGTGACTCACTTCGGACGAGATCCCGGATCGCTTCCTCAGCCAGATACTTGGAGCGCTTGTAATGGCCGATCATGTCTTCGAGGGTTACGGGTGTTGTCTCGTCGGAGATTGTCCCATCATTCTTGGCGCCGAGGACAGCGACACTGCTTGTATAGATCAGCCGTGATGCCCCCGCCTCCGCCGCCGCTCGGAGCAGCGCCACCGACCCTCCGACATTCGTAGCGTACATGTCTTCAGGATTCGGCACCCACAATCGGTAGTCCGCCGCCACATGGAAGAGGTCGTCGATACCCCGTAAGGCAGGGGCCCATCCAGTGGGATCCGTCAGGCTCCCGACAAAGACGTCGCCCATGATTCCCTCGATGTTTGATCGGTTCGCACCACTCCTGACAAGCATCCTGACAGTCCATCCCTGCTGCACCAGCTTACGGGCGACCGCAGAACCTACGAATCCGGTCGCTCCCGTGACCAAGGCAATGCGTGTCATTCTCCCTCCAAAACATCCTGCAAATGTCGACGACCACCTTGTACCGGGCGTACGATTGACGTAGCTGACGCCGATGGCATCCCTGATTATCACAGCAGACGACTTTGGCTTCAGCGAAGAGATCAACGAAGCTGTTGAACGCGGCCACCGTGAAGGGGTTCTAAGCGCGGCAAGCCTCATGGTCACGGGTGAAGCCTTGGATGACGCCTTGAGACGGGCCAGACGCCTTCCAGACCTGCGTGTCGGATTGCACTTAGTGCTAGTCCAAGGGAAGCCCGTGTTGCCTCCCACTGAGATACCATCTCTGGTCAATAGGCTGGGCCGTTTTCACGATGATTTGCTGTCAGCGGGGATGCGCTGGTTCTTTCATCCCTCGGCTCGGCAACATCTTGCGAAGGAGATATCTGCCCAGTTTGCTGCATTCTTCGACACTGGCCTGAAGCTTGACCATGTAAACGGCCACAATCACATGCAGGTGCATCCCACAGTCTTCGGTGAACTGGCAAGACAGCTCCGAACGCACAGAGGGGTGGGTTTGCGCGTACCCCGAGAACCGTGGCTGGCAGCGGTTGGTGATTCATCCTCAAATCATCAAATTTCGGGGGCCACGCGATGGTTGGTAATGGCTCCATGGTTGGCGCTGATGCGACGAAAGTTGTTGCGCAATGGCATCACTCACAACGAATGGTTATTGGGCATCGCGGATAGCGGCCATCTCAACGAAAAGGCGCTCTTGTCACTCCTTGACAGTTTGCCGGGCGGAGTGTCAGAGATCCACTGTCATCCTGCAGTTCGGCATACTGCGGAGCTTTCTAAATCGATGCCAGATTACGAAAACGAAGCTGAGTTTGCGGCCTTGATCAGCAAGAATGTTCGCAGTCGTGTAGTCGCACTTAAGCTGTCACCAGGGGGTTATTCTGACCTTCTGACTACTAAGACGGCGTCCGACCGCTCTTCGACCTGATTAATCTTTGGTAACAATATTTTTTGCAGGCCCATGTCGAACATCTCGCTCTCTTCAAATGGGATAGCTCTCCCCAATATCGCGCAGTATGTCGGTCATCTCGCGGAAACAACGGCACATTCTGCATCTGACGGCTTGGCCAAAGAGCACTTCAATCAGAATGGCTACCTTCTAATGAGGGAGGTTGCCGACCGAGATGATGTATTGGATGTGCGCGAGGCTTACCTGCGTTTGTTCGATAGGAGCTTCGTAAAGGACGGTGACTTTCGCCGGGGGGAATATTCCGGACAGCCCCCGGTAGGTCTTCCCAAGCATGGATTTCCTGGTCATCCCGCTCATGCATTTGTGCGGAGCCAGATCTTCTATGACTTCGTGAATTCTGAGTCATTTCAGCAGCTTGCCGAAGACCTTTTGGGAGGCCCTGCCCTTCGCGTTCGTCGGACGCCCTTGAGGCACTTCATCAGAGGTCAGAAAGCAGCATCCCGTGCTCACATCGATCGGACTTACATCGACAGCCGAAAAGATGATTTCGTAACTTTGTGGATTCCTTTGGGAGATTGTCCCATCGAAGCAGGCGGGCTTGTATATCTCGAGGGCTCCCACAGGGACCATTCGTTGACGTCGATTAAGAGCCAGACTGTTCCCACCGACCGGCCCGATGATTCTAGACCGATTACCCACGATTTGA
This genomic stretch from Rhodoligotrophos appendicifer harbors:
- a CDS encoding cobyrinate a,c-diamide synthase, which translates into the protein MSASGLMIAAPRSSSGKTTITIALLAALKARGLRMKSAKTGPDYIDPAFHTAATGQTTFNLDSWAMPPPLLDNLMCETAENADLFLVEAAMGLFDRIEAPPGRSGAPADVAARFGLPVILVLDVSGQAQSAAAVAKGFSLYNPSVTICGVIANRVGSERHLRMVRNSIEAIGIPFLGAIPRMADIAIPERHLGLVQIFEHPSAAAFLERLRELAEQHLDLEKIVSSATLPQQHSKAEGIAMSPPGQRIALARDAAFSFTYAHLLEGWRSAGAEIVFFSPLADEPPPNQCDACWLPGGYPELHAQAIAGAETFKSGLREFAETRPVHGECGGYMVLGQVLINSDNNSYEMAGLLSHETTFAKKKLHLGYRRAKLIDQSWMGGKTSVIRGHEFHYASILSEGCDAPLVEVVDGEGRPLGKAGHMRGHVSGTFFHAIAVDN
- the cobA gene encoding uroporphyrinogen-III C-methyltransferase, with translation MPCFRPGSVWLAGAGPGDPGHLTLNVLSALSQADVIVYDALVDARVLEMANPSAERVFAGKRGGKPSFPQEDISEGLISLARANRRVLRLKGGDPFVFGRGGEEALALIEAGIPFRVLPGITSGLGGLAVASIPATMRGINQAIILATGHSADDHTELDWLTLAKLAIPVVLYMAVRTLPHITSQLMLGGLSAATPVAVIENATLADERILVSNLKDVCADVERQDVGPPALIVIGGIVSLRAALTSAIREFEQAV
- the hpnK gene encoding hopanoid biosynthesis-associated protein HpnK, translating into MASLIITADDFGFSEEINEAVERGHREGVLSAASLMVTGEALDDALRRARRLPDLRVGLHLVLVQGKPVLPPTEIPSLVNRLGRFHDDLLSAGMRWFFHPSARQHLAKEISAQFAAFFDTGLKLDHVNGHNHMQVHPTVFGELARQLRTHRGVGLRVPREPWLAAVGDSSSNHQISGATRWLVMAPWLALMRRKLLRNGITHNEWLLGIADSGHLNEKALLSLLDSLPGGVSEIHCHPAVRHTAELSKSMPDYENEAEFAALISKNVRSRVVALKLSPGGYSDLLTTKTASDRSST
- the hpnA gene encoding hopanoid-associated sugar epimerase, with translation MTRIALVTGATGFVGSAVARKLVQQGWTVRMLVRSGANRSNIEGIMGDVFVGSLTDPTGWAPALRGIDDLFHVAADYRLWVPNPEDMYATNVGGSVALLRAAAEAGASRLIYTSSVAVLGAKNDGTISDETTPVTLEDMIGHYKRSKYLAEEAIRDLVRSESLPVVIVNPSTPIGPRDIKPTPTGRIVVQAAKGQMPAYVDTGLNVVHVDDVAEGHVLAWQKGKIGQRYILGGENMTLQQILATIAELTKGRQPLVKLPTKAILPLAYAAEFIARRLPGWEPFVTVDGVRMANKKMFFSHDKAAKELGYSARPAEEAIADALTWFKSSGRL
- a CDS encoding phytanoyl-CoA dioxygenase family protein, encoding MSNISLSSNGIALPNIAQYVGHLAETTAHSASDGLAKEHFNQNGYLLMREVADRDDVLDVREAYLRLFDRSFVKDGDFRRGEYSGQPPVGLPKHGFPGHPAHAFVRSQIFYDFVNSESFQQLAEDLLGGPALRVRRTPLRHFIRGQKAASRAHIDRTYIDSRKDDFVTLWIPLGDCPIEAGGLVYLEGSHRDHSLTSIKSQTVPTDRPDDSRPITHDLKWMSDVTGNRWLVTNYRAGDVIAHSPEIVHASLDSASDMMRISTDIRFIRAGKSCDPRWQQDWSADDGY